Proteins from one Mycolicibacter virginiensis genomic window:
- a CDS encoding glycoside hydrolase family 16 protein: protein MNRRQVMMMLGAGALAAAAPTPQARAVPAVPGAPGDPAQPPSAPADPAAPAAPAAPTATAKPGGFIWHDEFDGPAGSAPDASKWTISNHRTPIRRPVGWDRPEYFYQYRDSRKNVFLDGKSNLVIRGTQEGNTYFGGLVHGNWRGGIGTTWEARIKLNCQTAGCWPGWWLSNDDPGREGEIDLMEWYGNGEWPSGTTVHANPYGTAFETFAIPVDGNWHNWRVTWNQSGMYFWQDYVEGMEPYFSVPAVGIENIDEPGREWPFNDPGYTVFPILNLAIGGSGGGDARVGSYPADMLIDWVRVF, encoded by the coding sequence ATGAACCGCCGCCAAGTCATGATGATGCTGGGTGCCGGCGCATTGGCCGCCGCAGCCCCCACCCCCCAGGCCAGAGCCGTTCCCGCGGTCCCTGGAGCGCCGGGCGACCCGGCCCAGCCGCCGTCGGCCCCGGCCGACCCCGCTGCGCCTGCTGCGCCTGCTGCGCCTACGGCTACCGCCAAGCCCGGGGGCTTCATCTGGCACGACGAGTTCGACGGCCCGGCCGGCTCGGCTCCCGATGCTTCGAAGTGGACGATCTCGAACCACCGTACCCCGATCCGTCGCCCGGTCGGCTGGGACCGGCCCGAGTACTTCTACCAGTACCGCGACAGCCGCAAGAACGTCTTCCTCGACGGCAAATCCAACCTGGTGATCCGGGGCACCCAAGAAGGCAACACCTACTTCGGTGGCCTGGTGCACGGCAACTGGCGCGGCGGCATCGGCACCACCTGGGAAGCCCGTATCAAGTTGAACTGCCAGACCGCGGGCTGCTGGCCCGGATGGTGGTTGTCCAACGACGACCCGGGCCGCGAGGGCGAAATCGACCTGATGGAGTGGTACGGCAACGGCGAGTGGCCCTCGGGCACCACCGTGCATGCCAACCCCTACGGCACCGCCTTCGAAACTTTCGCGATCCCGGTTGACGGCAACTGGCACAACTGGCGCGTCACCTGGAACCAGAGCGGGATGTACTTCTGGCAGGACTACGTCGAGGGCATGGAGCCCTACTTCTCCGTTCCCGCGGTCGGCATCGAGAACATCGACGAGCCGGGCCGGGAGTGGCCGTTCAACGACCCCGGCTACACGGTGTTCCCGATTCTGAACCTTGCCATCGGCGGATCCGGCGGCGGCGACGCCCGGGTGGGCAGCTACCCGGCCGACATGCTGATCGACTGGGTGCGGGTCTTCTAG